From the genome of Candidatus Rhodoluna planktonica:
TCCACAGGTCAATTCACAGCCCGGTTTGCCACCCGACTGTCTGTGGTGTTTGCTAGAACAGATTCGAGAGAAATCTTGATGCAATCCAAGGAGTCCAGATGTCGCTAGTCGCCGTATCGCCAATCGATCCCAGTCGCGGCAACGAGCGCATGCTTCCTCACGATGATTTAGCCGAACAAAGTGCATTGGGTGGCATGCTGCTCTCTACCGAGGCTGTTGCCGAGGTTCAAGAAGAAGTTCGAGGCGTCGATTTTTATTCGCCAAAGCACGAAATCATTTACGACGCGATTCTCACACTCTTTGCCAAAGGCGAGCCGACCGACGTAATCACGGTAACCGACGAACTAACCAAGTCGGGCAATCTTGCAAAAGCTGGCGGTGCCGACTACCTGCACACCCTTACGGCAATCGTGCCAACCGCGGCCAACGCATCCTTTTACGCAAAAATTGTTGCCGAAAAAGCCACCCTGCGTCGCCTGGTTGAAGTTGGCACTCGCATTGCCCAGCTTGGCTATGCCAATGAGGGCGAAGTCGAAGACCTGGTTAATCAAGCCCAAAGCGATGTTTACGCGGTTACTCGCGGGGCAATGAGCGAAGACTATGTCGCCCTAAACGACAGCATCGAAGCAGCCATCCACGAAATCGAAGCTGCGGTCAAGCGCGGCGGCGACATGGTCGGTGTGCCAACCGGGTTCACCGACCTCGACGAACTTACTCACGGGTTACACGGTGGCCAGTTGGTAATCGTCGCGGCTCGTCCAGCGGTTGGTAAATCAACCCTGGCCCTAGATTTTGCCCGGCACGCGGCAATCAAAGCCAATAAGGCAACTATTTTCTTCTCGCTTGAAATGGGCCGCGCCGAAATTGCCATGCGCATGCTTTCAGCCGAGGCACAAATTCCGCTGCAAAGTTTGCGTAAGGGCAACTTGCAAGACTCCGACTGGGCCAAACTGGCCGCCACCCGCGGTCAGATCAACGATGCTCCGCTATTCATCGACGACTCACCAAACATGACCCTCGTTGAAATTCGAGCTAAGTGCCGACGCTTGGCTCAGCGCATCGATCTAAAAATGGTGGTTATCGACTACCTACAGCTGATGACCTCGGGCAAAAAAGTTGAATCTCGACAGCAAGAAGTTTCAGAATTTTCGCGTGCGCTCAAGCTTTTGGCAAAAGAACTCAACGTTCCGGTCATTGCCATTTCACAGTTAAACCGTCAAGCCGAGCAAACCAAAGACAAAAAACCAGAAATTTCGCATCTTCGAGAGTCGGGCTCGCTTGAACAAGACGCCGATGTGGTTATTTTGCTGCACCGCGAGGCAATCGGCGAAAAAGATCACCCGAGAGCTGCAGAGGCCGACATCATTTTGGCTAAGCAACGAAACGGACCAACCGGAACCATCACTGTGGCGTTCCAAGGGCATTATTCGCGCTTCATGAATATGAAAAACTAGTCCGGTGAAAATCGGTCAGTTTTTGAGAGCCCTAGTCGCCCTTGGCGTTGGCATCTTTATTACCTTTAGCCAAGACCACAGTGCGGCCCTTGGGTTGATTGCAATCGTCATCTTCTCGTTGGCAACTGCGGCGGTTACCACCGTTGAGGCCTTCGCCATCAAGGGTTCGGCAAAAATCGAGACAATTCCGGCAATTGTTTTGGGAATTGTCATAGGCTCACTAGGTTTGATGGTCACTGAAAACCAAACCCAAGCTTTTGTGCTGCTTGTCGCCGCCTGGGGAATTCTGGCCGGGTCTTTTGAGCTATACCAAGCAAGAAGTGTCGGGCTCAAAACTCAAAATGGTCGCGATTACCTAATTTCGGCAGTTTTCAGTTTGGTGCTGGGCGCCCTGTTCATCATCAACCCGCTCGATATCGTCTCGATGGTTGGTTTCTTCGGGGCATTTGCCGTGATGTCAGGGGTTCACCTTGGCATCGCTGCATTCACTCCTGGCAAATAAAAATTCAACAATCCGATTAGGCTGCAAACATGGCTAAAAAAGCTACCCCAAAAGAGTCCAAGCGCGTTCGCTCATATCTAGTGTTGTCGGCAGTTGCCGCGGCCTTTGTCGCAATCATTGTTTACGGCGGAATTCGAGAAATTTCGCAGACCCTCATCTGGGCCGGCCTAACCTTTGTGATTTCTCTGGTTGGTATTGCCACCCTAGATCTGTCGATCAAAGACGATAAAGAAGACCCAAATCAGCCGCGGCTAAAGTAGCGCTGAATTCAGCCTTACCAATAGCGTTAGTGCGTTCGGCCCAGCCAAAAGTACCGGCTCAATCAGCCTCGGCAACCCATCCGTTGTGGGCTAATTAATTCTTTTTGCTAGCTCGCTCGCCAAGCCGACGTAGGTGTGTGGGCGCAGTGCCAGCAGGCGATCTTTTGCCGCTTGACCAATTTCAAGCTGATTTACAAAAGCAACCATGTCTTCGCCGCTTAGTCGTTTGCCGCGAGTCAATTCTTTGAGCAGAGCGTATGGGTCGCTGATGTTTGAACGGCCGGCGGCAACCTCTGCGCGGATAACCGTCTGAATGGCCTCGCCCAAAATCTCCCAGTTGTCGCTTAGGTCGGCGCTCAGAACGCTCTCACTCAGATCAATCTCGGCTAGACCGCGAGTTACGTTATCGATGGCCAGTAGCGAATGCCCAAAACCAAGGCCGATGTTGCGCTGAGACGACGAGTCGGTCAGGTCTCGCTGCAAACGGCTGGTAATCAAGGTTGAAGCCAAGCTGTTCAAAATTGCGTTGGAAAGTTCAAGGTTTGATTCGGCATTTTCGAATCGGATCGGGTTGATCTTGTGGGGCATGGTCGACGAGCCGGTTGCTCCAGCTACCGGAATCTGTTTGAAGTATGCCAGCGAGATGTAGGTCCAGATGTCGGTGCAGAGGTTGTGCAAGATTGCGTTGAAGTGAGCTACCGCGGAATAGAGCTCGGCCTGCCAGTCGTGAGATTCGATCTGGGTGGTGAGCGGGTTCCAGGTTAGGCCCAGCGAGGTTACAAAATCTTCAGACTCTTTCGGCCAGTTCAACAGTGGCGCGGCGACCACATGTGCCGAGAAGGTTCCCGTCGCGCCAGAGAATTTACCTAGGTATTCGGTGGCTTTGATTCGCTTAATTTGGCGCTCTAGGCGGTGTACAAAAACCGCTAATTCTTTGCCCATTGTGGTTGGTGTTGCCGGCTGCCCGTGGGTTCTAGAAAGCATGGCCGAATCGGCATATTTTGCCGCCAGTTCGCGAAGTTTGGTTAGCAGCACGGTCACCTTAGGCAACCAAACGTTTTCGATGGCATCGCGCACGGTAATCGCATAGCTCAAGTTGTTGATGTCTTCGCTGGTGCAGGCAAAGTGAGTAAGTTCGAGCAAATCGTTGCGACCAAGTTCGCTTAGCTTGGCACGAATGAAATACTCGACAGCTTTAACGTCGTGCTTGGTGGTGGCTTCGGTCTTCGCCAGCTCGGCTACATCCGCGTCGCTGAAATTAGTTACGATGGCGCGCAACTTAGCGGCCTCAACCTCGCTAATCGGGGTGTTCGTGCCCAGCAAATCACGGTTAGCTAGGTGAATTAGCCACTCAATTTCAACTTGGATGCGGGCACGGTTTAAACCGGCTTCGCTTAGGTAATTACCTAAGTCGGCGACCGCAGCGCGGTAGCGGCCATCGAGGGGAGAAAGAGGTTGCACCGAAAGATTACTCACCGCTCCATATTGCCCTAACTTATGCACAGATTGTCGGCTTTTTGCTTTTGCCACAAGGCCAACAGCGCAACCTAGTCACATGAATTCAGTTGACTTAGGCATTCAGCAGGCCATCACCCACCTGCATTTGGCAGTGCCCGACCCACTGCTTTGGTCTGGTGCTGCTGCCAGCAGTTGCGCGCAAGCACTCGAGCGGCTCTGTCAAGAATTGCAATCGCTCCAAATTCGGCTGAACCAATGGGCGCTCTAGATGTCTACGGCGGCTCGGCAAAAGTGGTGGCCACCCTGGCAGAAATAAACCGGGTTTCGTGGCAACTGATGTTGGCCGATCAGGCACTCGCCGAACAGCTTGACTGGTCAGATTATCTAGATCAACCAATCAGTCGAATCGGCCTCGCGCTTGAAGCCCCAGAAATTAGGCGAAAAATTTCTGAACTGCAAACCGCCTGCCTAGCCGCAAGCGAAAGCTATTTTTCGACCGAGGCACAAAATCTGGCCGAATTTGAAAACCTTTTTGCGCTCAGCGCCCCGGTTGCGGCAACTGCGGTGCTGGTGGCCGCCAACCTGGCGGGGTTTTTGCAAGATAAAGCAGTCGTTGTCGATTTACCCAAATTACAAAACACCCGGCCAGTTGCGCCGAACAGCATCGAGGTTTTTGCAAAAAACCTGCGACAAACTGAAAGCTTTGGGTTGTCCCACATCCGAATCGATAGCTTCAACCACGCTGCCGGCAAAATACACGTGGTTTATGTCCCCGGCACACAAACCATCAACCTACTGCCAGGCAAAAACCCACTCGATGTCGGTTCTAATCTGCGCGCGATGGCACATCCGGGCTTTGCCGCAAGCGAGCGGGCCATCAGCCAGGCTTTGACAACCGCGGTCAAGCCGAGCGAACGCGTAATTTTTGTCGGTCACTCTCAAGGTGGGCTTATTGCCGCCAATTTAGCCAGCAAAAGCCAGCATTTTCGAACCGTCGGATTAGTGACTTTCGGTTCACCGATTGCGCAGTTGGCCAATTCGCTGCAGACGCCGACAATTGCGGTTGAACACAAAAATGATCCGGTGCCCAAACTTAGTTTGCGACCTAATCCAAATCACGAAAACTGGGTAACTGTGCAACGCGAGCACCGATTTGATGCCAACGATTCGGTCAACGACTTGGTTGAGGTGCACGCTATGAACAGTTATCAACAAACCGCTTCGCAAATCGATACCTGGCAACTTAGCGACGATCAGGCAAGTGAAAGTGGGTTGGCCAGGCTAAAAAACCAAGTTTTAGAACAGGTCTCGTCAGCCGAACAGGGCGAATCTAGGTACTTCAAACTTCAGCAGCAAACCGATTAGCCAGCTCAGAGACTAGCCACCGACAGTTGCAGCAAACCGATTACAGAATTCGAACAGCCTTGAATACCGCGCGAGTTACGAAGGCAGTAATGCTCATCACAATCGAGCCCAAGACTGCCCAGCCAAGTGAGGCAATTTCGAGACCTTCGGTGGTTAGCCCGTAAATCGTCAAGACATCGTTTGCCCAAAGGCTAGACAACCAGGCAACAAAAACTAGCAGCGCACCGTTGATCAAGAAAGAAATCAGGCCAAAAGTAAGGATGTAGAGCGGAAACGCCAAAACCTTGATGACCGGTGCAATAATCGCGTTGACCAGACCGAATACGGCTCCGACCAGCAAAAACGAGCCAATCGTCGCCCAAATATCGGTTCCGCCATACGGCTGAAGCTTGATGGCTGGGATGCACAGGGTGGTTACCCAGAGGCCAATTGCATTGATAACAGTTCCAACTAGAAAACGAATCATGTTTAGATTGTGCCACCCAAGCAAGTAATCTGGTTCAGATGAGTCTTGAAGAACATGCAAATGTGCCTACCGTGCAATTGCTCTCTCCCGAGGGCGAATATGGCGTGCCCAAGCAATTTGCTGAATATGCTCAATTTATCGAGCAGCTAACCGAGGCCGACTTTCTAAAGTTTTACCGCGATATGTCGCGCATGCGTCGTTTTGATGCCGAAGCTACCGCGCTTCAACGCCAGGGTCAGTTGGGCCTTTGGATTCCGGCCATCGGTCAAGAGGCCGCACAAATTGGCTCTGGTTACGCGGTCGGTAACAACGACCACATTTTCCCCAGCTATCGCGAACACGGCGTAGCCATCACTCACGGAATTGACCTGCTGTCGATTTTGAAAATGCTGCGCGGTGTAAACCACGGTGGCTGGAACCCAGATGAAACTCGCTTCCACCTGTATGCGATTGTGCTTGGTACTCAAGTTGTGCACGCCACCGGTTATGCCATGGGCGTCGCTTTTGACGGCAATGTTGCCACCGGCAATCCCGAGCAAGACCAAGCCGTAATCACCTATCTCGGTGATGGCGCAACCGCTGAAGGTGAAGTATCCGAGTCGCTACTTTTCGCGGCCATCAACAATTCCCCGCTGGTCTTTTTCATCCAAAACAACCAGTGGGCAATTTCATCCCGAACCAGTGCCCAAACTAGAGTTCCGCTGTATCAGCGCGGCGCTGGCTTTGGTGTGCCCGGTATTCGCATCGACGGCAACGACGTGTTGGCTGCCTATGCAGTCACAAAAAAACACATGGATGACGCCCGCAACGGCGCCGGACCGGCGCTAATCGAGGCACTCACCTATCGAATTGGCGCACACACCACCTCTGATGACCCAACCAAATATCGCGACCAGGCCGAAGTTGACTACTGGGCTGCTCGCGATCCGCTGATTAGGCTCGAACGATTTTTGCGTCGTCAGGGCATTGGCCAAGATTTCTTTGATGAGTGTGCCCAGGCTGGTGAATTGCTTTCAACTGAAATTCGCGAGCAAATTTTCTCGATGCCGAATCCGCCAATTGAGAACATGTTCAAATACGTTTATTCAGAATCGCATCCGCTGATTGAAGAGCAATTGGCCTGGCTAGAGCAGTACGAAGCCGGCTTCGAAGGAGGTCACTGATGACCAACTTTGTTGAGATGTCAATTGCCAAGGCAATCACCGCTGGTTTGCGAAAGGCTATGCAAGACGACCCAAAGGTTCTGGTTTTTGGTGAAGACGTAGCCGAGTTGGGTGGCGTGTTCCGCGTGACTGAGGGCTTGCACGCTGAGTTTGGCGATAAACGTGTTTTCAACTCGCCCATTGCTGAGGCTGGAATTGTAGGAACCGCTATCGGTTTGGCCATGCGTGGCTACCGCCCGGTTGCCGAAATCCAGTTTGACGGCTTTATTTTTCCAGCTTTCAACCAGATCACCACCCAGCTGGCCAAAATGCAAAACCGCGCTGAAGGCCACACCAAAATGCCGGTGGTAATCCGCGTTCCATACGGTGGCGGTATCGGTGCCGTAGAACACCACAGCGAAAGCCCCGAGGGTTATTTTGCCCGCACTGCCGGTCTACGTGTGATTAGCCCGAGCACACCAAACGACGCCTACTGGATGATTCAGCAGGCCATCGCTTCAACTGACCCGGTCATGTTCTTTGAGCCAAAGCGCCGCTACTGGCAAAAAGGCCCGGTCAACCTAGACGCACCACCTTCGGGCATGCACTCGGCTCGAGTGTTGCGCGAGGGCAGTCAGGTAACCGTTGCCGCTTATGGGCCAATGATTCAGGTGGCTATGCAGGCTGCAGAAATCGCTGCTGCCGAGGGAACTTCGCTTGAGGTAATCGACATCCGCTCGATGTCGCCGATTGATTTCGCCGCAATAGTTGAGTCGGTCAAAAAAACCGGCCGCCTAATCGTGGCTCACGAAGACAGCACTTTTATTTCGGTTAGTTCCGAAATCGCCGCCAAAGTTGCTGAATTGGCGTTCTTCCACCTTGAGGCCCCGGTGCTTCGCGTCGGCGGTTTCGATGTTCCTTATCCGGCAGCAAAACTGGAAGAGAAGTTTCTGCCTGACGCCGACCGCATTCTCGAAGCAGTAGACCGCTCGCTGGCCTATTAGGAAATCTGATGACACAAATTGCTTACTTCAATCTGCCAGATGTTGGCGAAGGCCTAACCGAAGCCGAAATCATTTCGTGGAAGGTGAAGCCGGGAGACACCGTGTCGGTCAACCAGGTGATTGTTGAAATCGAGACTGCTAAATCGCTAGTTGAGTTGCCCTGTCCTTTTGCCGGCGAGGTTGCTGAATTGTTGGCAAAAGAGGGCGACACCGTTGAGGTTGGCAAGCCAATTATTTCGGCGATGGTAGCCGATGGTGCAGTTGGTGTGGTTTCGACCAACACTCAAGCCATTCCGCTGATCAACCCAGAGGCCGCTGCCGCTCACGACATCATCGCCGATGCTGCTGCCAAGGTTGTTACCGAAGAAAAAAATGTGACCCTGGTCGGTTATGGAGTACCGCACGGTCAAGCTGCTTCTCGCCGCCAGCGCCGCGGGCCAGTTGTTCCCACCACGGCTGCAGTAGCCGCCGCCGCAGCTGAATTGCCAGTGGCACACAACCCAGCCAGTGAATTGCCAATTGCCACCCCTGATTTGCCGCATGAGCCGGTAGTAGCCAAGCCCCCGGTTCGCAAATTGGCCCGTGATCTAAATGTGGACATCAGCACGGTTCGCGGTTCAGGAATTGGCGGCGAAATTACTCGCGAAGATATTTTGGCCGGCGCAACCCAGGCCAGTGTTTTCCGGAACCTAACCACGCCTGAGGCACCGAAAGAGCGCGAAGAGCGCATCCCGGTTAAGGGTGTTCGCAAAGCGATCGCCAGCGCCATGGTTAAGTCGGCTTTCACTGCACCGCACGTCAGCATTTTTGTCGACGTCGATGCCACCCGCACCATGGAATATGTGAAGCGTTTGAAAAACTCGACCGACTTCGCCGGGGTAAAGGTTACACCGCTGCTAATTATGGCTAAGGCCATGATTTGGGCTGTGCGCCGAAACCCAACCGTGAACTCCACCTGGACCGATGAAGAAATCATCGTGCACAACTATGTGAACTTCGGCATTGCCGCGGCTACCCCGCGCGGCCTGATTGTGCCCAACATCAAAGACGCCGACAAAATGTCAATGCTCGAGTTGGCCAAGTCAATTGAGCAGCTGGCGGTAACGGCCCGCGAGGGTAAAACATCTCCGCAAGAAATGTCGAACGGAACAATCACGCTCACCAACATCGGTGTTTTCGGCGTTGATACCGGAACCCCGATTTTGAATCCTGGCGAGGTTGGCATCGTCGCTCTCGGATCAATTCGACCAAAACCTTGGGTGGTCAACAACGAAATCGTGGTTCGACAAATCACCACTATCGGTGCCACCTTTGACCACCGAGTTGTTGACGGCGACGTGGCCTCACGCTTCGTGCAAGATGTGGCTTCGGTGATTGAAGAGCCGGCACTGCTGCTCGACTAAAAATTATTGACAACGATTATCAATAACATTTAGACTCAACGGCATGAAGTTTCGTGCCGCAGTTTCCGCAGCAATTGCACTAGTTGGCGTCCTGGTTTTGAGCGGCTGTTCCCCGACTGCACCCGAAAGTGAAAAGCCACAGGTAGTGGCATCGTTGTCGGTTTGGGGAAATCTGGCTACCTACATCGGCGGCGACAAGATTGACGTGACCAACCTAATTAACAGTTCCAGTCAAGATCCGCATTCCTATGAGGCATCTGCCCGTGACCAGCTGGCGCTGAGCAAAGCAGATCTTGTCCTTGCCAACGGTGGCGGATTCGATCCGTTCATCGACCAGTTATTGGCAGCCAGCGACAAGAAACCAAACCTACTCAAGGTTGAAAACTTGGCTTTGGCAATCGACTTTGCCAGCAATGAGCATGCTTGGTACAGCCTGCCCACGGTGCAAATTGTGGCAACTGAAATTGCTGCCGAACTTAAAAAAATTGACTCGGCTAACGCCGAGTTCTATCAGGCCGGCCTCGATTCGGTGATGACCGAACTGGCCGCAACCGCCACCAAAGCCGCCACACTGGCCGAACAAACTAGCGGAAAAACCGCAATCACCACCGAACCGCTGGTCGACTACCTGCTCACCGATCTTGGTATTACCTCAAAAACACCGACTTCATTTGCCGAGGCAATCGAAGAAGAACGTGACGCTAGCGTGGCTGATTTAGAAGCAGTCGCCGCCCTTATTCGTGATCGCCAAGTAGACATGCTGGTAGTGAACTCAAGCACGGTCACCGGGCAAATTGAGTACCTGGTCGGCGAAGCCGAAAAAGCAGATATCCCGGTTTTTGAATTTGCTGAGTTGCCAGAACAGGGAGAAAGCTACTCGAGCTGGTTAGATTTCTACATTGAAACTATGGATGCTTATTTCGAGTGACGAAACCGGTTCTAAAAATTACCAACGCCACTTTGGCGTTTGGCGAGCGTACCCTGTGGAGTGATCTGAATCTCTCGGTCGACCCGGGTGAATTTATCGCCGTGATCGGCTCAAACGGGTCGGGTAAAAGTTCGTTGCTAAAGGCCATTTTGGGTCAACAAGAACTAGATCAGGGCACCATCGAAATTGCAGGTCACCAAAAAGGTCACGGCTGCACCGAGATCGGCTACATTCCGCAGCATCGGGGAAACGACGGTTCGGTGCCGGTGCGTGCAAAAGAACTAATTCGCTTTGGGCTCGACGGACACAAATTTGGTTTTAGCTGGCCGTCGCCAAGCAAGCGAAAAAAAATCACTGAAGTGCTGCGGGCGGTAAACGCCGAAAGTTATGCCAATAAACCTATTGGTCAACTTAGCGGTGGCGAACTTCAGCGAGTGCGGGTGGGACAGGCTGTCATTTCAAACCCGCAACTCATTTTGGCGGACGAACCGCTTAGCGCTCTGGATCTGCAGCAGCAGAAAGCAATCGCTGAATTGCTCGATGCCAAGCGGCGTGAACAAAACGCTGCAGTTCTTTTCGTAACCCACGACGTGAATCCAATCCTGTCAATGGTTGATCGAGTGCTCTATCTGGCAAATGGAAAATTCAAAATCGGGGCCCCGGATGAAGTTCTACGCAGTTCGGTCTTGAGCGAGCTTTACGGAACACCGGTTGATGTGGTTAGAAATCAAGGTCGAATTGCTGTCATGGGCGTTCAAGATCACCACCATCACGGCGATGACGAGGTCTGGAACTGATGAACCTATTCGACTTCAGCGACTACGACCAGCTCATCCCGCTGGTTTCAAATTCACTTATCGCCGGCGCCTTGCTGGGTTTGATCGGTGGATTAATCGGCATCTTTGTAATGAATCGAGACATGTCGTTTGCCGTTCACGGCATTAGCGAACTTAGTTTTGCCGGTGCCGCCATTGCATTGTTGATTGGCTTCGATGTGGTGACCGGTTCGGTGGTGGGCTCATTACTTGCCGCAGCAATCATCGGGGTTTTGGGGGCCAAGGCTAAAGAGCGAAATTCGATTGTCGCCGTTCTGATGCCGGCCGGTTTGGGCTTGGGCATTTTGGCACTAGCGCTATACGAGGGCAGAGCTGCAAACAAATTTGGTCTACTCACCGGTCAGATTGTTGCGGTAGATAATCCTCAGCTTGGTGGCCTAGCCGCAATTGCAGTTACGGTGTTGCTTGCCCTGGCTCTGGTTTGGCGACCATTAACCTTCGCCAGCCTTGATCCCGAAGTAGCGGCCGGTCGAGGTGTGCCAATCAAGGCCCTGTCATTTTTGTTTATGGTTTTGCTTGGATTGTCGGTGGCAGCCGGTGTCCAAATCGTTGGCGCCCTGCTGGTGATGAGTCTTTTAGTTACTCCGGCGGCTGCCGCACTGAGACTGGGGCTTTCACCTTTAGCGACAGCAATTGCTGCAGTGGTCTTTGCTGAGGTTGCTGTGCTCGGCGGCATTCTGCTTGCCCTTGGCGCTGGCTTGCCAATCAGCCCCTATGTGACCACAATCTCATTTTTGATTTACGTTGTTGCGCGTGTGATTGAGCGGGTGAAAAAGTGAAAAAAATCGAAGCGGCTAACGCCGCTAATAATTCGGAGGTTGCGGCCAAACGCAACACCTGGCAAAAGGACGCTGTGAAACACGCACTCGGTGAGGCCACGGGTTTTGTTTCAGCCCAGCAACTGCATTTGGTTTTGCGCAATCACGGATCAACTATTGGTCTGGCAACCGTCTATCGGGCGCTCGCCGATCTAGCCGCCGCCGGAATTGCCGACTCACTTCAGGGTGATGGAGGCGAGGTTCTCTATCGAGCATGCGGTGAAGAGCATCACCATCACCTAATTTGCCGTGACTGCGGACTGACAAAAGAAATTGAGGCAGATAGGGTTGAAAGCTGGGCAGAAAAGGTAGCCAGCGAACATGGATTCGCCAATCCAAGCCACACAATCGACATTTTCGGCACCTGTTCGGCGTGTCAATCCCAAAAAATTCAATCTGGGGTTGCTTAAGGGCCACAATCTCGCCTAAACTTGAGCAGTTGTCGCTTTCAGCGACCAGACTTTACTAACAAGCCTTTTGACTCATGGGTTAATTCCAGGTCTGTTCGGCTTGCCTCTAATAAGGAGAAAAAATGGCAGCGTATTGCCAGGTGACTGAGACTCGCCCACAGTTTGGGCACGCAGTCTCACACGCTCAGAACAAGACCAAGCGTCGCTTCAACCCGAACATTCAGAAGAAGACTTACTTTGTTCCTTCACTGAAGCGCAACGTAACCCTAAGCCTCTCGGCTCGCGGCATCAAAGTTATTGATGTTCGTGGCATCGAGGCAGTAGTTGCCGAGCTGCTTGCTCGTGGCGAGAAGATCTAAGGAGCTGCAGCATGGCAAAAAAAGATAAGGACATCCGTCCAATCATCAAGCTGAAGTCGACCGCCGGCACTGGTTTCACTTACGTGACCAAAAAGAACCGTCGCAACGACCCAGACCGTCTAGTGCTAAAGAAGTACGACCCAGTGGTTCGTCAGCACGTTGATTTCCGCGAGGAGCGCTAAGCACATGGCAAAGAAAAGCAAGATTGCTCGCAACGAGCAGCGCAAGGTTGTCGTAGAGCGCTACGCAGCAAAGCGCCTCGAGCTAAAGAAGGCTCTTGTCGACCCAAACTCAACTGACGAGCAGCGCGAAGCAGCACGTCTAGGCCTACAGAAGCTTCCTCGTAACGCATCGCCAGTTCGCGTTCGCGGCCGCGATGCAGTTGACGGCCGTCCTCGCGGTTACCTCGCGAAGTTCGGTGTTTCACGTGTTCGCTTCCGCAAGATGGCACACGACGGAGAGCTTCCAGGCATCACCAAGTCTTCTTGGTAAGCAAAATTCGTCACTGACGAATTACAAAAAGCTTCAAAAAAAACCACCGACCAAAACTTGGTCGGTGGTTTTTTCATGTCCCTAAGAGCGTATATCCGCGTAATTA
Proteins encoded in this window:
- a CDS encoding dihydrolipoamide acetyltransferase family protein — translated: MTQIAYFNLPDVGEGLTEAEIISWKVKPGDTVSVNQVIVEIETAKSLVELPCPFAGEVAELLAKEGDTVEVGKPIISAMVADGAVGVVSTNTQAIPLINPEAAAAHDIIADAAAKVVTEEKNVTLVGYGVPHGQAASRRQRRGPVVPTTAAVAAAAAELPVAHNPASELPIATPDLPHEPVVAKPPVRKLARDLNVDISTVRGSGIGGEITREDILAGATQASVFRNLTTPEAPKEREERIPVKGVRKAIASAMVKSAFTAPHVSIFVDVDATRTMEYVKRLKNSTDFAGVKVTPLLIMAKAMIWAVRRNPTVNSTWTDEEIIVHNYVNFGIAAATPRGLIVPNIKDADKMSMLELAKSIEQLAVTAREGKTSPQEMSNGTITLTNIGVFGVDTGTPILNPGEVGIVALGSIRPKPWVVNNEIVVRQITTIGATFDHRVVDGDVASRFVQDVASVIEEPALLLD
- a CDS encoding metal ABC transporter solute-binding protein, Zn/Mn family; this translates as MKFRAAVSAAIALVGVLVLSGCSPTAPESEKPQVVASLSVWGNLATYIGGDKIDVTNLINSSSQDPHSYEASARDQLALSKADLVLANGGGFDPFIDQLLAASDKKPNLLKVENLALAIDFASNEHAWYSLPTVQIVATEIAAELKKIDSANAEFYQAGLDSVMTELAATATKAATLAEQTSGKTAITTEPLVDYLLTDLGITSKTPTSFAEAIEEERDASVADLEAVAALIRDRQVDMLVVNSSTVTGQIEYLVGEAEKADIPVFEFAELPEQGESYSSWLDFYIETMDAYFE
- a CDS encoding metal ABC transporter ATP-binding protein, producing MTKPVLKITNATLAFGERTLWSDLNLSVDPGEFIAVIGSNGSGKSSLLKAILGQQELDQGTIEIAGHQKGHGCTEIGYIPQHRGNDGSVPVRAKELIRFGLDGHKFGFSWPSPSKRKKITEVLRAVNAESYANKPIGQLSGGELQRVRVGQAVISNPQLILADEPLSALDLQQQKAIAELLDAKRREQNAAVLFVTHDVNPILSMVDRVLYLANGKFKIGAPDEVLRSSVLSELYGTPVDVVRNQGRIAVMGVQDHHHHGDDEVWN
- a CDS encoding metal ABC transporter permease, whose protein sequence is MNLFDFSDYDQLIPLVSNSLIAGALLGLIGGLIGIFVMNRDMSFAVHGISELSFAGAAIALLIGFDVVTGSVVGSLLAAAIIGVLGAKAKERNSIVAVLMPAGLGLGILALALYEGRAANKFGLLTGQIVAVDNPQLGGLAAIAVTVLLALALVWRPLTFASLDPEVAAGRGVPIKALSFLFMVLLGLSVAAGVQIVGALLVMSLLVTPAAAALRLGLSPLATAIAAVVFAEVAVLGGILLALGAGLPISPYVTTISFLIYVVARVIERVKK
- a CDS encoding Fur family transcriptional regulator; its protein translation is MKKIEAANAANNSEVAAKRNTWQKDAVKHALGEATGFVSAQQLHLVLRNHGSTIGLATVYRALADLAAAGIADSLQGDGGEVLYRACGEEHHHHLICRDCGLTKEIEADRVESWAEKVASEHGFANPSHTIDIFGTCSACQSQKIQSGVA
- the rpmB gene encoding 50S ribosomal protein L28 — its product is MAAYCQVTETRPQFGHAVSHAQNKTKRRFNPNIQKKTYFVPSLKRNVTLSLSARGIKVIDVRGIEAVVAELLARGEKI
- the rpmG gene encoding 50S ribosomal protein L33; its protein translation is MAKKDKDIRPIIKLKSTAGTGFTYVTKKNRRNDPDRLVLKKYDPVVRQHVDFREER
- the rpsN gene encoding 30S ribosomal protein S14 — protein: MAKKSKIARNEQRKVVVERYAAKRLELKKALVDPNSTDEQREAARLGLQKLPRNASPVRVRGRDAVDGRPRGYLAKFGVSRVRFRKMAHDGELPGITKSSW